The genomic region aataaatgtcgttccacttcatgattgtgtcccacttgttgttgattcttcacaaaaaaatacagttttatatctttatgtttgaagcctgaaatgtggcaaaaggtcgcaaagttcaagggggccgaatactttcgcaaggcactgtattgttcTTGGATGTTCAATGACATTGTGGTTGCGAATCTTTACTTACAAAGTACTTTTGACAGTAATATGAATTGTTACATCTGTCTGAGCCACACATTAAACTCACCTTGAGCAGTGTGGTCTGTGTTGGGTTGAGCTTTGCGTTGCTCTCGACCACAGCCTCGACTGCAGGGGAGCTGTCTCCCACCACCAACAGAGCAGGACACCTGCAGGAGTCAGCAGATGAATTAGCTACTTAACTAATAATGCTCATAGTTAATATCATAACTAATACTCATAGTCAATATCATAACTAATACTCATAGTCAATATCATAACTAATACTCATAGTCAATATCATAACTAATACTCATAGTCAATATCATAACTAATACTAATAGTCAATATCATAACTAATACTCATAGTCAATATCATAACTAATACTCATAGTCAAAATCATAACTAATACTCATAGTCAATATCATAACGAATACTCATAGTCAATATCATAACTAATACTCATAGTCAATATCATAACTAATACTCATAGTCGATATCATAACTAATACTCATAGTCAAAATCATAACTAATACTCATAGTCAATATCATAACTAATACTCATAGTCAATATCATAACTAATACTCATAGTCAATATCATAACTAATACTTATAGTCAATATCATAACTAATATTCATAGTCAATATCATAACTAATACTCATAGTCAAAATCATAACTAATACTCATAGTCAATATCATAACTAATACTCATAGTCAATATCATAACTAATACTCATAGTCAATATCATAACTAATACTCATAGTCAAAATCATAACTAATACTCATAGTCAATATCATAACTAGTACTCATAGTCAATATCATAACTAATACTCATAGTCAATATCATAAATAATACTCATAGTCAATATCATAACTAATAATGCTCATAGTCAATATCATAACTAATACTCATAGTCAATATCATAACTAATACTCATAGTCAAAATCATAACTAATACTCATAGTCAAAATCATAACTAATACTCAGTCAAAATCATAACTAATACTCATAGTCAATATCATAACTAATAATGCTCATAGTTAATATCATAACTAATACTCATAGTCAAAATCATAACTAATACTCATAGTCAATATCATAACTAATAATGCTCATAGTTAATATCATAACTAATACTCATAGTCAATATCATAACTAATACTCATAGTCAATATCATAACTAATACTCATAGTCAATATCATAACTAATACTCATAGTTAATATCATAACTAATACTCATAGTCAATATCATAACTAATACTCATAGTCAATATCATAACTAATACTCATAGTTAATATCATAACTAATACTCATAGTCAATATCATAACTAATACTCATAGTCAATATCATAACTAATACTCATAGTCAAAATCATAACTAATACTCATAGTCAATATCATAACTAGTACTCATAGTCAATATCATAACTAATACTCATAGTCAATATCATAAATAATACTCATAGTCAATATCATAACTAATAATGCTCATAGTTAATATCATAACTAATACTCATAGTCAAAATCATAACTAATACTCATAGTCAATATCATAACTAATAATGCTCATAGTTAATATCATAACTAATACTCATAGTCAATATCATAACTAATACTCATAGTCAATATCATAACTAATACTCATAGTCAATATCATAACTAATACTCATAGTCAAAATCATAACTAATACTCATAGTCAAAATCATAACTAATACTCATAGTCAAAATCATAACTAATACTTATAGTCAATATCATAACTAATACTCATAGTCAATATCATAACTAATACTCATAGTCAATATCATAACTAGTACTCATAGTCAATATCATAACTAGTACTCATAGTCAATATCATAACTAGTACTCATAGTCAATATCATAACTAGTACTCATAGTCAATATCATAACTAATACTCATAGTCAATATCATAACTAATACTCATAGTCAATATCATAACTAATACTTATAGTCAAAATCATAACTAATACTCATAGTCAAAATCATAACTAATACTCATAGTCAAAATCATAACTAATACTCATAGTCAATATCATAACTAATAATGCTCATAGTTAATATCATAACTAATACTCATAGTCAAAATCATAACTAATACTCATAGTCAATATCATAACTAATAATGCTCATAGTTAATATCATAACTAATACTCATAGTCAAAATCATAACTAATACTCATAGTCAATATCATAACTAATACTCATAGTCAATATCATAACTAATACTCATAGTCAATATCATAACTAGTACTCATAGTCAATATCATAACTAATACTCATAGTCAATATCATAACTAATACTCATAGTCAATATCATAACTAATACTTATAGTAAAAATCATAACTAATACTTATAGTCAATATCATAACTAATACTCATAGTCAATATCATAACTAATACTCATAGTCAAAATCATAACTAATACTCAGTCAAAATCATAACTAGTACTCGTAGTCAATATCATAACTAGTACTCGTAGTCAATATCATAACTAGTACTCGTAGTCAATATCATAACTAGTACTCGTAGTCAATATCATAACTAGTACTCGTAGTCAATATCATAACTAGTACTTTCGTAGTCAATATCATAACTAGTACTCGTAGTCAATATCATAACTAGTACTCGTAGTCAATATCATAACTAGTACTCGTAGTCAATATCATAACTAGTACTCGTAGTCAATATCATAACTAGTACTCGTAGTCAATATCATAACTAGTATTCGTAGTCAATATCATAACTAGTACTCGTAGTCAATATCATAACTAGTATTCGTAGTCAATATCATAACTAGTATTCGTAGTCAAAATCATAACTAGTACTCGTAGTCAATATCATAACTAATACTCATAGTCAATATCATAACTAGTACTCGTAGTCAATATCATAACTGAAACAGTCATGAGTGGCTAGGGCCCTGAGTTTTCCCTGGTCAGGTCATGTGGCCAGGTGGAGTCAGGGTCCTGATGCTGAGTCGGTCCGTGTGACGTACTGCAGAGTTCTGGCGTTAATGTTTCTCCCTGGGACAGGCCTCTCCATCTCCAGGCCCCTGCGGCTCTGGTAGGACTTGAAGAACTGGGCCAGGTTGGACTGGTTGACATCATTGGTGATGTGGTTGCGGTATGTGGCGATCAGATCAGGGTTGTTCTGGATCTCCTCCTGTGGCGCAAAGAACAAATCTCCATGGTAACGCTTTCTATGATGTACAtacttataatgcattataacatagtttataatgccttataatacACACGTAATGTGTTATGACACTGACTATAAACATCCATAACAAAGGGTTGATGTTTCACAACAATTCATAGCTAGTTAAATATAAATGTAATTGTATCATTCATAATCATGCATATACTGTAGCATCCAGAGGGGGACAGAAGTCTTATATTGACAGTTTATTGAACAAAGCTACATCTTTAGGATGTTTCAAAACAATATGTTGctctttggggcggcagggtagcctagtggttagagcgttggactaataaccgaaaggttgcaagttcaaacccccgagctgacaaggtacaaatctgtcgttctgcccctgaacaggcagttaacccactgttcctaggccgtcattgaaaataagtatttgttcttaactgacttgcctagtaaaataaaaaataaaataaaaattccaTATGGACTGTCAGTGGTTGTAGTGTAGTAGATTAAACAGAAATAGTCATTAAGGTGTTAGTGCTACTATAGTTCCTGTTTCTATCTAACCCTTACCTTTCCAAACATGTGGTTTAGAACATGATCAGGAAGTGCTTGGATCCAGCCAGTcatctgaacagagagagagttgggagttTACAGTGGTGTGTGCAGGCTCCTCCAAGCCAGGCTCTGATCAAACACAAAGGACATTAAAGCATATTTATACATGATCCCCTAAGAATTGAACTCTATCAGAGTAAATCAGCATGTCACCATGAGCTTAGCCTAAAAGACAATGTGGATTGTTATGTTAGCCTGAAAGACCCACCACAATGTGGATTGTTATGTTAGCCTGAAAGACCCACCACAATGTGGATTGTTATGTTAGCCTGAAAGACCCACCACAATATGGATTGTTATGTTAGCCTGAAAGACCCACCACAATGTGGATTGTTATGTTAGCCTGAAAGACCCACCACAATGTGGATTGTTATGTTGGAGGGtcttaaaaataatacaaaacaaataCAGATCTTGCATATTCTTTTATTTACATTTTCAAAAGCACTTAACTTAACTTTGTTagttatgctatgctatgctatgttAGTTATGTTCATTTTGCTATGTTATGTTATGCTAGTTATGCTATGTTCTGTTAATTATGCTATGGTATGCTTTGCTCTGTTAGTTATGCTGTGCTATGTTATGTTAGTTATGCTATGTTAGTTATGCTATGTTATGCTATGCTAGTTATGCTATGCTATGTTATGTTAGTTATGCTATGTTAGTTATGCTATGCTAGTTATGCTATGCTCTGTTATGTTAGTTATGCTATGTTAGTTATGCTATGCTAGTTATGCTATGCTCTGTTATGTTAGTTATGCTATGTTATGCTATGTTAATTATGTTATCTTATGTTAGTCATGCTATGCTATGTTagttatgctatgctatgctaccTTGTGTGTAAGTGAATCTATCACGCTCTCGGCACGTGCATTGATATTGATGAGGACAAGTCCCTCAACCTTATCTGGATGGTTCAGCTGTAGACAGGAAGAATAAAGCAATGAAGAACATAGCACAACCCATTTGGGACATATTTAGGATTCAGAGAGCAGGAAATGACACAAACACTTATCACAACAAGATGAACTTTGTTGTGATATCTACTATGAGCTTCATTGTTTCAGGGGTTCGTCTAACTCGATGACAACCATCACACAGGTTATTCAGTgtcagtacagaacagtgtagATGTGTACAAACAAACGAACATTCCAAaagacactttaataatgccactttaataatgttaacatatcttgcattactcatctcatatgtatatactttattttaaaccatctattgcatcttgcctatgcgctctgtcatcgctcatccatatatttatatgtatatattcttatttcaTTCCttaacttagatttgtgtgtattaggtagtggAATTGtcagattacatgttagatattgctgcacggttggaactagaagcacaagcatttcgctacactcgcaataacatctgctaaccatgtgtatgtgaccaatacaatttgatttgatttgcttggCTATAACAATTATCAAGATTATGTTATCAGTATCAACACTGTGGTATGTTGAAGGACTTTTACTAGGTTTAAATCCTAGTTTAGCTGCTcaatttaacaaaacaaaaaaagttcAACAGCAACAAAATCCACTCACAGCAAATCTAGCGAGGATGTAGGCACCAGCACCACTGCCCAGTCCAATGACACTCTTAAACCTGAAAGGAAACAATAAGAGGTTTGATGGGAGTTTGAAgcttctaataataagaggatataAACCTCTTCAAATTTATTTTAATTAATTTATATTTAGTTATCCACATAATAAATGTCTTTTGATCCAGGAGGATAACACTTGAAAGCATTTATTAAAACAACTGTTTCTCAATGGTAAAACAAATCAATCATAAGCAAAatcttgcctggttaaatatacactactgttcaagaGTTAGGGGTcgcttagaaatgtctttgttttttgaaagaaaatcacatttttttgtcctttaaaataacatcaattgatcataaatacagtgtagatattgttaatgttgtaaatgactattgtagcaggAAACGGattattttttatggaatattttCATActgtaggcgtacagaggcccattatcagcaaccatcactcttgtgttccaatggcacgttgtgttagctaatccaagtttatcattttaaaaggctaattgatcattagaaaacagttttgcagttatgttagcaaagctgaaaactctttttctgattaaagaagaaataaaactgtccttctttagactagttgagtatctggagcatcagcgggtttgattacaggctcaaaatggccagaaacaaagtcctttcttttgaaactcgtcaatctattcttgttctgagaaatgaaggctattccatgcgagaaattgtcaagaaatttgaagatctcgtacaacgttgtgtactattcccttcacagaacagcgcaaactggccctaaccagaatagaaagaggagtgggaggccccggtgcacaactgagcaagaggacaagtacattagagtgtctagtttgagaaacagatgcctcacaagtcctcaactggcagcttcattaaatagtacccgcaaaacaccagtctcaacgtcaacagtgaagaggcgactccgggacgtacacagcgttgtacgagatcttcagtttcttggcaatttcttgcatggaatagccttcatttataGCCGTGCTTTTacgcctgcattgcttgctgtttggggttttaggctgggtttctgtacagcactttgatatataagctgatgtaagaagggctatataaattgtaaagtggctgtcactattgtaaagtggctgttccactggatgtcataaggtgaattcaccaatttgtaagtcgctctggataagagcgtctgccaaatgacttaaatgtaaatgtaaatgtaataaatacattttatgatttctcagaacaaaaatagactgacgagtttcagaagaaagttctttgtttctggccattttgagcctgtaagtgaacccacaaatgctgatgctccagatactcaacttgtctaaaggcggccagttttattgcttgttTAATAAGCacgacagttttcagctgtgctaacataactgcaaaagggttttctaatgcattttttttctttaacctttattttactaggcaagtcagttaagaacaaattcttattttcaataacagcctaggaacagtgggttaactgcctgtttaggggcagaacgacagattttgtaccttgtcagctcggggatttgaacttgcaacctttcggttactagtccaatgctctaaccactaggctaccctgccgcccaaatgataaacttggattagctaacacaacgtgccattggaacacaggactgatggttgctgataatggtcctctgttcgccaatgtagatattccataaaaatctctgccatttccagctacaacagtcatttacaacattaacaatgtctacattgtatttctgatcaatttgatgttaatttaatggacaaaaaaatgcaaGGAAATgtataagtgaccccaaacctttgaacggtagtgtaaatatacatatattttaaaTCATGTTTATGTTGATATTTGTACTGCACTGTTGAGGCAGCTTGCCAGTACACATTTACCTGCACCGtttatacctgctgtaaactgtgtatgtgacaaataaacgttgatCTGGGATTTACCGAAAGTGCTTGAGGACCTGAGGGAGAATCTCAGAGAGCTGGTCCATAGAGGGGTAGGTGTACCTGCAGCGGAAGACCAGAAAACAAGTTACCTCAAGTGCTCCTCATCATCACTAACACAAAACAAGTcatgaatgtgtcccaaatggcaacctattccctatattgtgcactacttacaAGTAgggcactgtaaagggaatagggtgccatttaggatgcagacatAATGTTATTGTGCCAAACTTGTCTCTCaaacatgttgttgttgttgacatgttTCAAATGAATGTATCATCCATTTGTTATCTGTTGGTGCCTTGTCATTGTCTTTCAACCCTGTGGATATGATCTATTTTCTCACTGGAAACATTCTACTACCTCCACATTCATGTAGAGTGACCTACAGTAGCCTAGGAGTGACTCAGTCCCCGATGTTGACTGTTTAAGAGTCTTGTGGGCCAGGTGCCATGTGGAATAGCATGGCAGGCAGCTGCTCTTagtcctgatatccactaacaCTAACAACAGATGGGACGAGATCCCATTGTCCACTAACAACAGATGGGACTAGATCCCAGTGTCCACTAACAACAGATGGGACTAGATCCAAGTGTCCACTAACAACAGATGGGACTAGATCCCAGTGTCCACTAACACTAACAACAGATGGGACTAAAACCCAGTGTCCACTAACAACAGATGGGACTAAAACCCAGTGTCCACTAACAACAGATGGGACTAGATTCCAGTCTCCACTAACAACAGATGGGACTAGATCCCAGTGTTCACTAACAACAGATGGGACTAGATCCCAGTGTCCACTAACACTAACAACAGATGGGACTAGATCCCAGTCTCCACTAACAACAGATGGGACAAGATCCCAGTGTTCACTAACAACAGATGGGACTAGGCCCAAGTGTCCACAAACACTAACAACAGATGGGACTAGATCCCAGTGTCCACTAACAACAGATGGGACTAGATCCCAGTGTTCACTAACAACAGATGGGACTAGATCCCAGTTTTCACTAACAACAGATGGGACTAGATCCCAGTGTTCACTAACAACAGATGGGACTAGATCCCAGTGTTCACTAACAACAGATGGGACTAGATCCCAGTGTTCACTAACAACAGATGGGACTAGATCCCAGTGTCCACTAACACTAACAACAGATGGGACTAGATCCCAGTCTCCACTAACAACAGATGGGACTAGATCCCAGTGTTCACTAACAACAGATGGGACTAGATCCCAGTGTTCACTAACAACAGATGTGACTAGATCCCAGTGTCCACTAACACTAACAACAGATGGGACTAAAACCCAGTGTCCACTAACAACAGATGGGACTAGATTCCAGTCTCCACTAACAACAGATGGGACTAGATCCCAGTGTTCACTAACAACAGATGGGACTAGATCCCAGTGTCCACTAACACTAACAACAGATGGGACTAGATCCCAGTCTCCACTAACAACAGATGGGACTAGGTCCAAGTgtccacaaacacaaacaacagATGGGACTAGATGCCAGTGTTCACTAACAACGAAATGAGACTAGATCTCAGTGTTCACTCACAACAGATGGGATTAGATCTCATTGTCCACTAACAACAGATGGGACTAGATCCCAGTGTCCACTAACACTAACAACAGATGGGATTAGATCCCAGTGTTCACCAATCTAAGACaattttgaagataaatacacaaagCAGAGGACGAAAGGACTAGAGTTAACGATCAATAAGAGTTAGTTTTTCAGTTCAACATCTGTTTAGAATCTGTGGAATATCACTCCTGAACTCAGAGGTACACGCTTTCATTGGTCTGTACATTGAGTTGGGagcaggatacttgttatttggcctTTGGCCAAGTTGTACTGCAAGgacttctgattggtcaaccaacctaggctggggtgggggggggggtggggggttataaatggcatcctgttcctttGTTCAGTGGCGAaaagctgaggacaggggagactgAACATCTAACTCCCAGCATAACAGGTTGATTTGTCCTTCTCAAATAAACCTATTATTCTCGCCCTGATTTGCTTTgttgtttgtgttattgaagaataacatcaACTGCCAACACTAACAACAGATGGGACTAGATCCCAGTGTCCACTAACAACAGATGGGACTACAGTAGATCCCAGTGTTAACTAACAACAGATGAGACTAGATCCCAGTGTTCACTAACAATAGATGGGACTAGATCCCAGTGTCCACTAAGACTAACAATAGATGGGACTAGATCAGATGGGATCTGTGCCATGTGAAATCCTTGGATCTGACTAATTTGTTTCTAATCAATTTCATGGTACACTGAGGACTACAACCACCAGAGAATCTTCAACTCAATAACCCGCCTGCAAGGCACAAATTCATGCTGCT from Oncorhynchus masou masou isolate Uvic2021 chromosome 29, UVic_Omas_1.1, whole genome shotgun sequence harbors:
- the LOC135521380 gene encoding protein NDRG1-like, with the translated sequence MSRKDDVETQFGRVHCTMKGVPKGSRPVIMTFHDIGLNYKSCFNPLFSHEDMQEIMRHFAVCHVDAPGQHEGASTLSTEYTYPSMDQLSEILPQVLKHFRFKSVIGLGSGAGAYILARFALNHPDKVEGLVLININARAESVIDSLTHKMTGWIQALPDHVLNHMFGKEEIQNNPDLIATYRNHITNDVNQSNLAQFFKSYQSRRGLEMERPVPGRNINARTLQCPALLVVGDSSPAVEAVVESNAKLNPTQTTLLKMADCGGLPQVSQPGKLTEAFKYFIQGMGYMSSASMTRLVRSRTASGSSIASCDSSRSRSHTNDHQPAREHTDVSMENVSNSTVDQTVVVSSSKTEDVC